One segment of Candidatus Hydrogenedentota bacterium DNA contains the following:
- a CDS encoding efflux RND transporter permease subunit: MIESIIEFSCRNKAIVIIGWLAVAGYGIYITVNTPVDAIPDLSENQVIVFTDWMGRSPKEIEDQITYPLSVNLQGLAGVKAVRSSSEFNFSMINIIFDDSVDFYFARTRVLERLALANTFLPQGVIPYLAPDATALGQIFWYTVEGDNQDLGTLRAIQDWYVRYQLNAVPGVAQVSSVGGMPQEYQVDITPERLRAYNVTLGQIYSAIEKSNSAVGGRVVQKGNAEYLIRGVGWIESIEDIRNTVVTVRNSVPVLVSDVATVQMGPEFRRSVLEKDGHEVVGGVVMMRYGENPLEVTRAIKDKIRQLQTGMPAGVSIVPFYDRTQLIEGAIHTVTRILEHEIVIAAVAILLILVHVRSVFVVIITLPLSILVAFILMSWFGISSNIMSLSGIAISIGILVDQAIVMLENATHRLTEQFGDKPIRGDTTEIVVGAMRQVGRPIFFSVVIMVISFLPVFALSGQEGKLFHPLAFTKTFALIGTAIISVTLVPALIPMLIRGRLSREDDNWLIRSVIEMYRPVLGFLMEKPKTVVWLFVLLLAFGFYTARHLGREFMPPLDEGSILDMPITVPRASVTEVGDDLKARDALLRAVPEVSLVVGKAGRADTPTDPSPLDMVETVVNLHPRDHWIKRKIRLDDAFDESDRLLASLESAQTIERFANEEERKTFLNSTAVGALDRFDTEMRTALMGRLLEYQNELGDESIRFVLDDVFGQIDRHKAWGNGAGNEAREHLLHEMRERFRPQFARQAELLDVEQLINASLQSLERSKSITQTPTQILAPKDTALASVAEGLRESFGIMRDDFYKSTYAALIEHRYEHTTEWAKLTNRTIFDPAMLTFAKSLLAELEYQAGMQNRWHAADHPHGVDPNSLAGEIGDRIFLWVKSKTDLIQELDKHVRQIGWANIWTQPIINRVDMLATGVRTQLAVKVFGHTQQEIQEVSNKVADVLRSIEGAVDVVADQTVGKGYIEIHIDRVKAARYGLNVGDIQDTVEVALGGKPITTTVEGRERFPVRLRYARDYRDDEEAVQNILISRGGMEGPGEAREEVMQLPSVRLIDVADVSVVEGPVMIKSENGLLRAYVQLNVRDRDIVGFVEEAQREVSSRVSLPEGMYLEWTGQFEHQVRAKRTLRIVFPAVLLLIFVILYMTYRDFVHASLMMMAVPGALAGGVIFQTLFGYNFSVAVWVGYIACFGMATETGIIMLVYLRAAIEERGGLVALKSVEELKNAVMTGAVHRLRPKFLTEATAIVGLAPMLWASGVGAEVIAPMAAPVLGGLLVADEVIDIFLPVLFYHVEKRRWLKLQRNQPPAVAQGVES, translated from the coding sequence GTGATAGAAAGCATCATCGAGTTTTCGTGCCGAAACAAGGCGATCGTCATTATCGGCTGGCTGGCGGTAGCGGGCTACGGCATTTACATTACGGTCAACACGCCGGTTGACGCCATCCCCGATCTCTCCGAGAACCAGGTCATTGTTTTCACCGATTGGATGGGCCGCAGCCCGAAAGAGATTGAAGACCAGATCACGTATCCGCTTTCCGTGAACCTGCAGGGGCTGGCCGGGGTCAAGGCGGTGCGGTCTTCGTCCGAATTCAATTTCTCGATGATCAATATCATCTTCGACGACTCGGTGGACTTTTACTTCGCGCGCACGCGGGTGTTGGAACGGTTGGCGCTCGCAAACACATTTCTACCGCAGGGGGTCATCCCTTACCTTGCGCCGGACGCCACCGCGCTCGGGCAGATATTCTGGTACACGGTGGAGGGGGACAATCAGGATCTCGGCACGCTGCGCGCGATCCAGGACTGGTACGTGCGTTACCAGCTAAACGCCGTGCCGGGCGTTGCGCAGGTCAGCAGCGTCGGCGGAATGCCACAGGAATATCAGGTGGACATTACGCCGGAGCGTTTGCGCGCGTACAACGTGACGCTCGGCCAGATTTACTCCGCCATCGAGAAGAGCAACAGTGCGGTGGGCGGACGCGTCGTACAGAAGGGCAATGCGGAGTATCTCATTCGAGGGGTCGGCTGGATCGAGTCGATTGAAGACATACGCAACACCGTCGTAACCGTCCGCAATAGTGTTCCCGTCCTCGTCAGCGACGTGGCGACCGTCCAAATGGGACCCGAATTCAGGCGCAGCGTCCTCGAAAAAGACGGGCATGAGGTCGTGGGCGGCGTCGTCATGATGCGGTACGGCGAGAATCCCCTCGAAGTCACCAGGGCCATCAAGGACAAGATCCGGCAACTGCAAACCGGCATGCCTGCCGGTGTTTCGATTGTCCCCTTCTACGACCGCACGCAGCTAATCGAAGGGGCCATTCATACCGTGACGCGCATATTGGAGCACGAAATAGTCATCGCCGCGGTGGCGATCCTTCTGATCCTCGTGCACGTCCGCAGCGTGTTCGTCGTCATTATCACGTTGCCGTTGTCCATTCTGGTTGCATTCATACTCATGAGCTGGTTCGGCATTTCGTCGAACATCATGTCCCTCTCGGGCATCGCGATCTCGATCGGTATCCTCGTGGACCAGGCCATCGTGATGCTCGAGAACGCCACGCACCGGCTTACGGAACAGTTTGGCGACAAGCCCATTCGCGGAGACACCACGGAAATCGTCGTCGGCGCGATGCGTCAGGTCGGCCGGCCAATCTTTTTCTCCGTTGTCATCATGGTGATCTCGTTTTTGCCCGTGTTCGCGCTTTCCGGCCAGGAAGGCAAGCTGTTCCACCCCCTCGCATTCACGAAGACTTTCGCGCTGATCGGCACGGCCATTATCTCTGTCACGCTCGTTCCCGCGTTAATCCCCATGCTTATACGGGGACGACTCTCGCGCGAGGACGACAATTGGCTCATCCGCAGCGTTATCGAGATGTACCGGCCGGTGCTCGGATTCCTGATGGAAAAACCCAAGACGGTCGTCTGGCTCTTTGTTCTGCTTCTGGCGTTTGGCTTCTACACTGCGCGCCATCTCGGCCGTGAGTTCATGCCACCGCTCGACGAAGGAAGCATTCTGGACATGCCGATCACCGTGCCGCGCGCATCTGTAACGGAAGTTGGCGACGATCTCAAAGCGCGGGACGCGCTGCTCCGCGCCGTCCCCGAAGTGTCCCTTGTCGTCGGAAAAGCGGGCCGCGCGGATACGCCGACCGATCCGTCGCCGCTCGATATGGTGGAAACCGTTGTCAACCTCCACCCCCGCGATCATTGGATCAAGCGGAAGATACGGCTGGACGACGCGTTCGACGAAAGCGACCGGTTGCTCGCTTCGCTCGAGTCCGCCCAGACGATCGAGCGCTTCGCCAACGAGGAGGAACGCAAGACATTTCTTAACAGTACAGCCGTCGGCGCTCTCGATCGGTTCGACACCGAGATGCGAACGGCGCTGATGGGCCGGTTGCTCGAATACCAAAACGAGCTTGGCGACGAGTCGATCCGGTTCGTGCTGGACGACGTCTTCGGCCAGATCGATCGCCACAAGGCGTGGGGCAACGGGGCGGGGAACGAAGCGCGGGAGCATCTGCTCCACGAAATGCGCGAACGATTCCGTCCCCAGTTCGCGCGACAAGCCGAGTTGCTCGACGTCGAACAGCTCATTAATGCGTCCCTGCAATCGCTGGAACGATCCAAATCAATCACTCAAACGCCGACCCAAATACTCGCGCCAAAAGATACGGCCCTCGCGTCCGTCGCCGAGGGTCTTCGGGAATCGTTCGGGATCATGCGCGACGATTTCTACAAGTCCACCTATGCCGCGCTCATCGAGCACCGCTACGAACACACAACGGAATGGGCGAAACTGACAAACCGGACGATCTTCGATCCCGCCATGCTGACGTTCGCGAAATCACTTCTCGCGGAACTCGAATACCAGGCGGGCATGCAAAACCGCTGGCACGCCGCCGACCATCCGCACGGAGTTGATCCCAACTCGCTCGCGGGTGAAATCGGGGACCGTATCTTCCTGTGGGTCAAATCGAAGACCGATTTGATCCAGGAACTGGACAAACACGTGCGACAAATTGGATGGGCCAATATCTGGACGCAGCCCATCATCAATCGTGTCGACATGCTGGCCACCGGCGTACGCACGCAGCTTGCCGTCAAGGTTTTCGGGCACACCCAACAGGAAATCCAGGAAGTGTCCAACAAGGTCGCTGACGTGTTGCGCAGCATCGAGGGCGCCGTCGACGTGGTCGCCGACCAGACCGTCGGCAAGGGCTACATCGAAATTCACATCGACCGCGTCAAGGCCGCCCGTTACGGGCTCAACGTCGGCGACATTCAAGACACCGTCGAGGTGGCCCTCGGCGGAAAGCCAATCACCACTACTGTCGAAGGCCGCGAACGCTTCCCCGTCCGTCTGCGCTACGCGCGGGACTACAGGGATGACGAAGAAGCCGTTCAAAACATCCTGATCTCGCGCGGGGGAATGGAAGGTCCCGGCGAAGCAAGAGAAGAGGTCATGCAACTGCCGTCCGTGCGCCTGATAGACGTTGCCGACGTCAGCGTAGTCGAAGGGCCCGTGATGATTAAGAGCGAGAACGGACTGCTGCGCGCGTACGTGCAACTCAACGTGCGCGACCGGGACATCGTCGGGTTCGTCGAAGAGGCGCAACGGGAAGTCTCGAGCCGGGTATCGTTGCCCGAAGGCATGTACCTCGAATGGACCGGCCAATTCGAGCACCAGGTGCGCGCAAAACGAACGCTGCGTATCGTCTTCCCCGCGGTGCTCCTGCTGATCTTCGTTATTCTCTATATGACCTACCGCGACTTCGTCCACGCCTCCCTCATGATGATGGCGGTGCCGGGCGCGCTCGCCGGTGGCGTAATCTTTCAGACGCTGTTCGGCTACAATTTCAGCGTCGCGGTATGGGTCGGCTACATTGCCTGCTTCGGCATGGCGACCGAGACCGGCATCATCATGCTCGTCTACCTGCGCGCCGCGATCGAGGAACGCGGCGGGCTCGTTGCCCTGAAATCCGTCGAAGAATTGAAGAACGCGGTCATGACCGGTGCGGTGCACCGCTTGCGCCCGAAGTTCCTCACCGAGGCGACTGCCATCGTCGGGTTGGCGCCTATGCTCTGGGCGAGCGGCGTCGGCGCCGAAGTCATCGCGCCTATGGCTGCGCCCGTCCTCGGCGGCCTGCTGGTCGCCGACGAAGTCATTGACATTTTCCTCCCGGTCTTGTTCTACCACGTAGAGAAGCGCCGCTGGCTGAAGCTACAGCGCAACCAACCACCGGCAGTGGCGCAAGGAGTCGAGTCATGA
- a CDS encoding VCBS repeat-containing protein produces MPRYLNSIGLLALAIVSLTARAVQPGAFAKHVVDNEFMGGYQVSVADIDSDGKPDIIALSTTPSQLVWYKNPTWERHTITTKTERNIDVAPHDIDGDGDPDLALAYEFNLEDSQSGGKVAWLECPDSPAQIAEWKIHAIRQIPTSHRVRWLRLEQDKYALLDLPIVGVGATPPDFVGPVSFSAFVVEGSPAAVSPWRSIVINDRTLELAHGMCVVQWDSDFVHEVLTASAAGVHLFDFGSNINLPPKPVRVAKGHEGTAPGKGSSEVALGVVSSQEMRFVATIEPWHGNEVVVYEIGTPATMGEERVVIDSALKDGHALGCLDVDGDGNDEIVAGGRGGEMALRIYQFAAESAEWEICVLDKGGMGAAGLVIADINQDGRQDIVAIGTATHNVAWYENMLQW; encoded by the coding sequence ATGCCTCGTTACTTAAATTCAATCGGTCTGCTGGCGCTGGCGATAGTGTCGCTTACCGCAAGAGCCGTCCAACCCGGCGCGTTCGCGAAGCACGTCGTCGACAACGAGTTCATGGGCGGTTACCAGGTCAGCGTCGCGGACATCGATTCCGACGGCAAGCCCGACATCATCGCGCTCTCAACCACGCCTTCGCAGTTGGTCTGGTACAAGAACCCAACGTGGGAACGCCATACCATTACCACGAAGACCGAGCGGAATATCGATGTCGCTCCGCACGACATCGACGGAGACGGCGACCCGGACCTTGCGCTCGCCTACGAGTTCAATCTTGAGGACTCGCAAAGTGGCGGAAAGGTGGCGTGGTTGGAATGCCCTGATAGTCCGGCACAAATTGCTGAGTGGAAGATACACGCCATTCGACAAATACCAACCTCGCACCGTGTTCGCTGGCTAAGACTGGAGCAAGACAAATACGCGCTCTTGGACCTTCCGATCGTCGGTGTCGGCGCGACGCCGCCCGACTTCGTCGGCCCCGTATCGTTCTCCGCGTTTGTCGTCGAAGGCAGTCCGGCCGCCGTAAGTCCCTGGAGGTCGATCGTGATTAACGATCGAACTCTCGAGTTGGCGCACGGCATGTGTGTTGTGCAGTGGGACAGCGATTTTGTGCACGAAGTGCTCACCGCGAGCGCGGCGGGAGTTCATCTATTCGATTTTGGCTCCAATATCAATCTCCCGCCAAAACCGGTTCGCGTCGCCAAAGGGCACGAGGGTACTGCGCCAGGCAAGGGTTCGAGCGAAGTCGCCCTTGGCGTCGTTTCGTCCCAAGAGATGCGCTTTGTCGCGACGATCGAGCCCTGGCACGGCAACGAAGTCGTAGTTTACGAAATCGGCACGCCGGCGACGATGGGGGAGGAGCGCGTGGTTATCGACAGCGCGTTGAAGGACGGTCACGCGCTGGGATGCCTTGACGTTGACGGCGATGGGAACGACGAAATTGTTGCGGGTGGGCGCGGCGGCGAAATGGCGCTGCGCATCTATCAGTTTGCTGCGGAAAGCGCCGAATGGGAGATATGCGTGCTCGATAAGGGGGGCATGGGCGCGGCGGGATTGGTCATTGCCGATATTAACCAGGATGGTAGGCAGGACATCGTTGCGATTGGGACGGCGACGCACAATGTGGCTTGGTACGAGAATATGTTGCAGTGGTGA
- a CDS encoding bifunctional YncE family protein/alkaline phosphatase family protein, translating into MLRLIFFTLAWFLPLTAGADERELMRAPSGERYVELDVNGTTILPNGRFITPKGPMIRVQPHPYGLTMSGDGRWVVAACSDGPQLSFLDMSAPDGPKHYQALETPDDKRDVLAACFMGLAVDPSNKSVYVAGGSDWSVMAFELATQRRLFRIDCAHEEKDGNFEHGYLGDLRLTSDGATIYAVDQSNFRMLVIDVNSQKVVRSITVGRYPFGITLSPDERRAYIANVGIYEYSHIVDKDGKRAKMHFPPYGVPSKEAEEGVEVDGLVAPALGDPNDIRGMSVWTVDIRRRGKEKVIGKVKTGHLVGEELEEFPAVGGSSPNSIAATDKFVYVSNGSNDSISVIRTDGKKREHDIDLRLDPRVDHLRGMIPFGVALSPDKQTLYVADAGINAIGVIRLSDHKVIGHIPTAWFPSKLAVTPDGGRLVVACAKGIGSGPNAGPGHNPNDPTGIGALMRGYVNVIDLPTSQEQLDAMTQQVVANNVTFYARSKDTRQNGFPVPPYNGAWPSPIKYVIYVTKENRTYDEVFGVLPGGRGDAEWCRLGKPIDVSNKDNSRTVKNVVLMPNHIALAQRFAINDNFYCDSDHSVDGHRWLVGTYPNEFMEARIGEDARGEGPGNLSFIGSSGAIYPEDYNEAGSIWEHFERGNVRFRNFGLGFEFWPGDEEQEYHDTGIRLPINYPMPKALFENTSREFATYNTNIPDQFRLDRFEAEFKEKWLSGKEPFPQVITMMLPNDHGAGERPADGYPFWGSYMSDNDLALGRLVELISHSPFWKECAIFVTEDDAQGYRDTVDAHRSVCMVISPYAKKGHISHTHSSMSSILKTQFAILGLPSLNQYDGFASDLSDMFTMTADNAEPYKALPVNQEIFDPQKALDPFDANFNWKAAAEFVPVDHQKYLDTDPYGHSGAPGHAPRESE; encoded by the coding sequence ATGTTGCGACTCATCTTTTTCACACTTGCCTGGTTCCTTCCATTGACTGCCGGCGCGGACGAACGGGAGCTCATGCGCGCGCCTTCGGGCGAGCGGTATGTCGAGCTCGACGTGAATGGCACGACCATTCTTCCCAATGGCCGATTCATCACGCCGAAGGGCCCGATGATTCGCGTACAGCCGCACCCCTATGGGTTGACGATGAGCGGCGACGGGCGATGGGTCGTGGCGGCGTGCAGCGACGGGCCGCAGCTTTCGTTTCTGGATATGTCCGCGCCGGACGGGCCGAAGCACTATCAGGCGCTGGAAACGCCCGATGACAAACGCGATGTGCTGGCGGCGTGTTTCATGGGGCTCGCTGTGGACCCGTCGAACAAATCGGTCTACGTCGCGGGCGGCAGCGATTGGAGCGTGATGGCGTTTGAGCTGGCGACGCAACGGCGCCTGTTCCGCATCGACTGCGCGCACGAAGAGAAGGACGGCAATTTCGAGCACGGGTATCTCGGAGATCTGCGTCTGACTTCGGACGGTGCGACGATTTACGCAGTAGACCAGTCGAACTTTCGCATGCTGGTCATCGACGTGAATTCACAGAAGGTGGTGCGTTCGATCACGGTGGGGCGCTATCCGTTTGGCATCACGTTGTCGCCCGACGAGCGGCGCGCATACATTGCGAACGTTGGCATCTACGAGTATTCGCACATCGTGGACAAGGACGGAAAGCGCGCCAAAATGCATTTCCCGCCGTATGGCGTGCCGTCGAAGGAAGCCGAGGAAGGCGTCGAGGTGGACGGCCTTGTGGCGCCGGCGCTGGGCGATCCGAACGATATCCGCGGCATGAGTGTGTGGACGGTCGACATCCGCCGCCGGGGCAAAGAGAAAGTCATCGGTAAGGTGAAGACGGGCCATCTCGTCGGGGAGGAGTTGGAAGAGTTTCCGGCGGTTGGCGGGAGCAGTCCGAATTCGATCGCGGCGACGGACAAATTCGTATATGTGTCGAACGGCAGCAATGACAGCATCAGCGTGATACGTACCGACGGGAAGAAGCGCGAGCACGACATTGACCTGAGACTCGATCCGCGCGTGGATCACTTGCGCGGAATGATTCCGTTCGGCGTGGCGCTGTCGCCGGACAAGCAGACGTTGTACGTTGCGGACGCGGGTATCAATGCGATCGGGGTGATTCGATTGAGCGATCACAAGGTGATCGGGCACATACCGACGGCCTGGTTCCCGAGCAAGCTGGCGGTGACGCCCGACGGGGGCCGGCTCGTCGTTGCGTGCGCGAAGGGGATCGGTTCGGGGCCGAACGCAGGACCGGGACACAATCCGAACGATCCGACGGGTATCGGCGCGCTGATGCGCGGGTACGTGAACGTGATCGATCTGCCGACGTCGCAAGAGCAACTTGACGCGATGACACAGCAGGTCGTCGCGAACAACGTGACATTCTATGCGAGAAGCAAAGATACACGGCAGAACGGGTTTCCTGTCCCGCCCTACAACGGCGCGTGGCCCAGCCCGATTAAGTACGTTATCTATGTGACGAAAGAAAACCGCACGTATGACGAGGTATTCGGGGTGTTGCCGGGCGGACGCGGCGACGCGGAGTGGTGCCGCCTGGGCAAGCCGATCGACGTGTCGAACAAGGACAATTCCCGCACGGTCAAGAATGTGGTGCTGATGCCGAACCACATTGCACTTGCGCAGCGGTTCGCAATCAACGACAACTTCTACTGTGATTCAGATCATTCGGTGGACGGGCACCGTTGGCTGGTGGGGACGTATCCGAACGAGTTCATGGAAGCGCGCATCGGCGAAGACGCGCGCGGCGAAGGACCGGGGAATCTATCGTTTATCGGATCTTCGGGCGCGATTTACCCGGAGGACTACAACGAGGCGGGATCGATCTGGGAGCACTTCGAGCGCGGCAACGTTCGGTTCCGCAACTTTGGGTTGGGGTTTGAATTCTGGCCGGGCGACGAGGAGCAGGAGTACCACGACACGGGCATTCGGCTGCCGATTAACTATCCGATGCCGAAGGCGCTATTTGAGAATACATCGCGGGAATTTGCGACGTACAACACGAACATACCGGATCAATTCAGGCTCGACCGGTTCGAAGCGGAGTTCAAGGAGAAGTGGTTGTCGGGCAAGGAGCCGTTCCCGCAGGTGATCACGATGATGCTGCCGAACGATCACGGCGCAGGCGAACGGCCCGCGGACGGTTATCCGTTCTGGGGATCGTACATGAGCGACAACGACCTTGCGCTGGGGCGACTGGTCGAGTTGATTAGCCACAGTCCGTTCTGGAAGGAGTGCGCGATTTTTGTGACCGAGGACGACGCGCAAGGCTATCGCGATACCGTCGACGCGCACCGGTCCGTGTGCATGGTTATCAGCCCGTACGCGAAGAAGGGCCACATTTCGCACACGCACTCGAGCATGTCGAGCATACTGAAGACGCAGTTCGCGATTCTCGGCCTGCCATCGTTGAACCAGTACGATGGTTTCGCGAGCGATCTTTCGGACATGTTTACGATGACCGCCGACAACGCCGAGCCGTACAAGGCGTTGCCGGTCAATCAGGAGATATTCGACCCGCAGAAAGCGCTCGATCCGTTCGACGCGAATTTCAACTGGAAAGCGGCTGCGGAATTTGTGCCCGTAGACCATCAGAAGTATCTCGACACGGATCCCTACGGTCACTCGGGCGCGCCGGGGCACGCGCCGCGCGAGTCCGAATAG
- a CDS encoding efflux RND transporter periplasmic adaptor subunit: MSEQAIKKPSLVKRVFFFIRFLEIRLRFIAILVVTALLVGYWDHIENYYERWQRHRVSGGAADQGTKTQSEFEYYCGMHPFVVRDTPGKCPICGMDLVQRKRGAPSTLPEGVFARVQVSPDRIMQAGVSVEPVLYRMLTRTVRSYGVVEPAETRVAEVIARFPGRVDELMVNATGLPIKKGEPLARIYSPRFLDGVQEYARALADQRRIDDNPNANPIEKQRAGNLVDAARKRLSLAGFTDSQLEEIAKSSAGTTSVTLYSPVTGTIMKKNTVVGQTVEEGTSLYSIADLSTLWVQVQVIESEIGAVHAGMPVEVTSVAWPGEVFYGTVDFFYPEVDPGSRSLKVRVAIANRDGKLKPGMYVNAVIRSPMGRYGSLEEMKIEEAAKSATAAKVTLPTQEAAQAAQFLAGLPDGATYYTCPMDPQVTSDKEGDCPICNMKLVERHKGHSELPSKESDAEVALPTQTPEDAAKYLATLPENAEYFTCPMDPEIVSDKAGTCPKCNMDLEKRTKTGAAAAGGETDPLAGSFDQWAEGFTCPMHLDSLSEEGGICTDCGCGMPKSQWRIERVLSVPESAVIDTGNRRMVYVETSPGLYDARGVVLGPRTGAHYPVLDGLVLGERIVARGAFLVDAEARLNPAASGMSQSTKTESAPAATSQEHAGHAH; this comes from the coding sequence ATGAGCGAGCAAGCCATCAAAAAGCCAAGCCTCGTCAAGCGCGTATTCTTCTTCATCCGGTTTCTCGAGATACGCCTGCGTTTCATCGCAATCCTTGTAGTAACGGCATTGCTCGTCGGGTATTGGGACCACATCGAGAACTACTACGAACGGTGGCAGCGTCACCGCGTTTCCGGAGGCGCAGCGGATCAGGGTACGAAAACCCAAAGCGAATTCGAATACTACTGCGGCATGCATCCCTTCGTCGTTCGCGATACGCCCGGCAAATGCCCGATCTGCGGAATGGACCTCGTCCAGCGCAAACGCGGCGCGCCGTCCACGTTGCCCGAAGGCGTCTTCGCCCGCGTACAGGTGTCGCCGGATCGAATCATGCAGGCGGGCGTGAGCGTCGAACCGGTACTCTATCGCATGCTAACACGCACGGTCCGGTCTTATGGTGTTGTCGAACCCGCTGAGACGCGCGTCGCCGAAGTCATTGCGCGATTTCCGGGGCGTGTGGACGAACTCATGGTCAACGCCACCGGCCTTCCCATTAAGAAGGGCGAACCCCTCGCGCGCATCTACAGCCCGCGGTTCTTGGACGGTGTTCAGGAATATGCCCGGGCGCTTGCCGACCAACGGCGCATCGACGACAACCCGAACGCCAACCCGATTGAAAAACAACGCGCCGGCAACCTCGTCGATGCCGCGCGTAAGCGCCTGAGTTTGGCGGGCTTTACCGACAGCCAGCTCGAGGAGATTGCGAAGTCAAGCGCGGGGACGACCTCGGTGACGCTGTATTCGCCGGTCACCGGGACCATCATGAAAAAGAACACCGTCGTAGGCCAGACGGTCGAGGAAGGCACGTCGCTCTATAGCATCGCGGACCTGTCGACGCTGTGGGTACAGGTGCAGGTCATCGAGTCCGAGATTGGCGCGGTCCATGCCGGGATGCCCGTCGAGGTAACGAGCGTAGCGTGGCCGGGCGAGGTTTTTTACGGCACGGTGGATTTTTTCTATCCCGAGGTGGATCCCGGAAGCCGGTCATTGAAGGTGCGCGTTGCGATCGCGAACCGTGACGGCAAACTGAAGCCGGGAATGTACGTGAATGCCGTGATACGGTCCCCGATGGGCCGGTACGGCTCCCTCGAGGAAATGAAGATCGAAGAAGCGGCAAAATCCGCCACGGCCGCAAAAGTAACCCTCCCGACGCAAGAAGCTGCGCAAGCCGCACAGTTTCTGGCCGGCCTGCCGGATGGCGCGACGTATTACACGTGTCCCATGGACCCGCAGGTCACGTCCGACAAGGAAGGCGACTGCCCGATCTGCAACATGAAGCTGGTCGAACGCCACAAAGGACACTCCGAACTTCCATCGAAAGAGAGCGACGCCGAGGTAGCGCTGCCCACGCAAACACCCGAGGACGCGGCAAAGTATCTCGCGACACTTCCCGAGAACGCCGAATACTTCACCTGCCCGATGGACCCGGAAATCGTTTCGGACAAAGCGGGAACCTGTCCCAAGTGCAACATGGACCTCGAAAAACGAACGAAGACCGGCGCTGCTGCGGCTGGCGGTGAAACGGACCCACTCGCAGGGTCCTTCGATCAGTGGGCCGAAGGGTTCACCTGCCCCATGCACCTCGATTCGTTAAGCGAAGAGGGCGGCATCTGCACGGACTGCGGGTGCGGCATGCCGAAAAGCCAATGGCGCATCGAACGCGTGCTGTCCGTGCCCGAAAGCGCCGTTATCGACACGGGCAACCGCCGCATGGTGTACGTTGAAACGTCTCCGGGACTCTACGACGCCCGCGGCGTTGTCCTTGGCCCGCGAACGGGCGCGCATTATCCCGTGCTCGACGGACTCGTGCTCGGCGAACGAATCGTCGCGCGCGGCGCGTTCCTCGTCGACGCCGAAGCGCGGCTGAATCCCGCTGCATCCGGGATGTCGCAATCGACAAAGACCGAATCAGCCCCCGCAGCCACCAGCCAGGAACATGCGGGCCATGCGCACTAG
- a CDS encoding endonuclease III domain-containing protein, with translation MPRGVRRALEEMYERLTAHFGPTHWWPGDTPFEIAVGAILTQNTAWTNVEKAIANLKRARKLSPKAILDCDDALLHDLLRPSGYFRVKSSRLRSFCRHLVMHYGGSMSRMARRPLEELRRELLGIAGIGPETADDILLYACDKPVFVVDAYTCRILSRHGLVSSSIGYEDLRARFERNLDSDLHMFKEYHGVIVYAGKDFCRRTPKCESCPLAPMLKRGQPLL, from the coding sequence ATGCCCCGCGGTGTTCGGCGTGCGCTGGAAGAAATGTACGAACGGCTCACGGCCCACTTCGGGCCGACGCATTGGTGGCCGGGGGACACGCCTTTCGAGATTGCCGTCGGCGCCATCCTCACGCAGAACACCGCGTGGACCAACGTCGAAAAAGCGATCGCCAACCTCAAGCGCGCGCGCAAGCTGTCGCCAAAGGCGATACTCGATTGCGACGACGCCCTCTTGCACGATCTGTTGCGCCCGTCCGGCTACTTTCGTGTGAAGTCGTCGCGGCTTCGCAGCTTCTGCCGGCACCTCGTCATGCACTACGGCGGAAGCATGTCTCGGATGGCGCGGCGGCCATTGGAAGAATTGCGCCGCGAACTCCTCGGTATTGCGGGCATCGGCCCGGAAACCGCCGACGATATTCTGCTCTATGCCTGTGACAAACCCGTGTTCGTCGTGGATGCATACACGTGCCGGATACTCAGCCGCCACGGACTCGTTTCAAGTAGTATCGGCTATGAGGACCTGCGCGCCCGGTTCGAACGCAATCTGGATTCCGATCTCCACATGTTCAAGGAATATCACGGCGTGATTGTCTACGCAGGGAAGGATTTCTGCCGGCGCACGCCCAAGTGCGAGTCGTGTCCGCTCGCCCCGATGCTCAAGCGTGGTCAACCGCTTCTATAG